Proteins encoded in a region of the Dasypus novemcinctus isolate mDasNov1 chromosome 24, mDasNov1.1.hap2, whole genome shotgun sequence genome:
- the NKX2-2 gene encoding homeobox protein Nkx-2.2 isoform X1 has translation MSLTNTKTGFSVKDILDLPDTNDEEGSVAEGPEEESEGPEPAKRAGPLGQGALDAMPSLPLKNPFYDSSDNPYTRWLASAEGLQYSLHGLAAGAAPQDSSSKSPEPSADESPDNDKETPGGGGDAGKKRKRRVLFSKAQTYELERRFRQQRYLSAPEREHLASLIRLTPTQVKIWFQNHRYKMKRARAEKGMEVTPLPSPRRVAVPVLVRDGKPCHALKAQDLAAATFQAGLPFSAYSAQSLQHMQYNAQYSSAGTPQYPTAHPLVQAQQWTW, from the exons ATGTCGCTGACCAACACAAAGACGGGGTTTTCGGTCAAGGACATCTTGGACCTGCCGGACACCAACGATGAGGAGGGCTCGGTGGCCGAAGGGCCGGAGGAGGAGAGCGAGGGGCCCGAGCCCGCCAAGAGGGCCGGGCCGCTGGGGCAGGGCGCCCTGGACGCGATGCCGAGCCTGCCCCTGAAGAACCCCTTCTACGACAGCAGCGACAACCCGTACACGCGCTGGCTGGCCAGCGCCGAGGGCCTCCAGTACTCCC TGCACGGGCTGGCGGCCGGCGCGGCTCCCCAGGACTCGAGCTCCAAGTCCCCGGAGCCCTCGGCCGACGAGTCGCCGGACAATGACAAGGAGACCCCGGGCGGCGGGGGGGACGCGGGCAAGAAGCGGAAGCGGCGGGTGCTCTTCTCCAAGGCGCAGACCTACGAGCTGGAGCGGCGCTTCCGGCAGCAGCGGTACCTGTCGGCGCCGGAGCGCGAGCACCTGGCCAGCCTCATCCGCCTCACGCCCACGCAGGTCAAGATCTGGTTCCAGAACCACCGCTACAAGATGAAGCGCGCCCGGGCCGAGAAAGGTATGGAGGTGACGCCCCTGCCCTCGCCCCGCCGGGTGGCCGTGCCGGTCTTGGTCAGGGACGGCAAGCCGTGCCACGCGCTCAAAGCCCAGGACCTGGCAGCCGCCACCTTCCAGGCGGGCCTCCCCTTTTCGGCCTACAGCGCGCAGTCGCTGCAGCACATGCAGTACAACGCCCAGTACAGCTCGGCCGGCACCCCCCAGTACCCGACAGCACACCCCCTGGTGCAGGCCCAGCAGTGGACTTGGTGA